The following are from one region of the Capsicum annuum cultivar UCD-10X-F1 chromosome 1, UCD10Xv1.1, whole genome shotgun sequence genome:
- the LOC107879119 gene encoding ATP-citrate synthase beta chain protein 2, whose amino-acid sequence MATGQLFSKTTQALFYNYKQLPIQRMLDFDFLCGRETPSVAGIINPGSEGFQKLFFGQEEIAIPVHSTIEAACAAHPTADVFINFASFRSAAASSMSALKQPTIKVAAIIAEGVPESDAKQLIAYAKANNKVVIGPATVGGIQAGAFKIGDTAGTIDNIIQCKLYRPGSVGFVSKSGGMSNELYNTIARVTDGIYEGIAIGGDVFPGSTLSDHVLRFNNIPQVKMVVVLGELGGRDEYSLVEALKQGRINKPVVAWVSGTCATLFKSEVQFGHAGAKSGGEMESAQAKNQALRDAGAVVPTSYEAFEGAIKETFEKLVEAGNTTPLKEITPPQIPEDLSTAIKSGKVRAPTHIISTISDDRGEEPCYAGVPMSSIVEQGLGVGDVISLLWFKRSLPRYCTRFIEICVMLCADHGPCVSGAHNSIVTARAGKDLVSCLVSGLLTIGPRFGGAIDDAARYFKDAYDKGLTPYEFVESMKKKGIRVPGIGHRIKRGDNRDKRVELLQRYARENFPSVKYMEYAVQVETYTLSKANNLVLNVDGAIGSLFLDLLAGSGMFTKPEIDEIVEIGYLNGLFVLARSIGLIGHTFDQKRLKQPLYRHPWEDVLYTK is encoded by the exons ATGGCTACGGGACAACTTTTCTCCAAGACTACACAAGCTTTGTTCTACAACTACAAGCAGCTTCCTATTCAGCGCATGCTTGACTTTGATTTCCTTTGTG GGAGGGAAACACCATCTGTTGCTGGAATTATTAATCCTGGTTCTGAGGGATTCCAGAAACTTTTCTTTGGTCAGGAGGAAATTGCAATCCCTGTACATTCAAC CATTGAAGCTGCCTGTGCTGCACATCCCACGGCTGATGTTTTCATAAACTTTGCGTCTTTCAGAAG TGCTGCTGCTTCCTCCATGTCGGCTCTTAAACAGCCAACCATCAAAGTTGCAGCTATTATTGCTGAAGGAGTTCCTGAGTCGGATGCTAAGCAGCTGATTGCTTATGCAAAGGCAAACAATAAG GTGGTTATTGGTCCAGCTACTGTTGGAGGGATTCAAGCTGGTGCTTTCAAGATTGGTGATACTGCTGGAACAATTGATAACATTATTCAGTGCAAACTTTACAGGCCTGGATCTGTGGGCTTTGTATCAAAATCT GGTGGTATGTCTAATGAATTGTACAATACAATTGCTCGTGTGACTGATGGAATTTATGAAG GAATTGCAATCGGTGGAGATGTTTTCCCTGGCTCTACCCTTTCAGATCATGTTTTGCGCTTCAACAATATCCCCCAG GTAAAAATGGTGGTTGTTCTCGGGGAACTTGGTGGACGAGATGAATATTCCTTGGTTGAAGCCTTAAAGCAGGGAAGAATCAACAAGCCTGTTGTTGCCTGGGTTAGTGGAACTTGCGCTACACTCTTCAAGTCAGAAGTACAATTTGGTCATGCG GGGGCAAAGAGTGGTGGTGAAATGGAGTCTGCACAAGCAAAGAATCAAGCACTCAGAGACGCCGGAGCTGTAGTTCCAACCTCGTATGAAGCTTTTGAAGGAGCAATCAAAGAAACTTTTGAAAAGCTA GTTGAAGCAGGAAATACTACGCCCCTAAAGGAAATTACACCTCCTCAAATACCTGAGGATCTTAGCACCGCAATTAAGAGTGGAAAAGTTCGGGCACCAACTCATATTATTTCTACAATATCTGATGATAGAG GTGAAGAGCCTTGCTATGCTGGCGTACCCATGTCATCCATTGTGGAGCAGGGACTTGGTGTTGGTGATGTAATATCCCTCTTGTGGTTCAAACGTAGCCTACCACGTTACTGCACGCGCTTTATTGAG ATTTGCGTTATGTTGTGTGCTGACCATGGTCCTTGTGTTTCTGGTGCACACAATTCCATTGTAACTGCCAGGGCGGGAAAAGATCTGGTTTCCTGCCTTGTTTCTG GATTGCTGACTATTGGTCCACGATTTGGTGGTGCTATTGATGATGCCGCCCGTTACTTCAAGGATGCTTATGACAAG GGTCTTACTCCATATGAGTTTGTGGAAAGTATGAAGAAGAAGGGAATCCGAGTGCCAGGAATTGGCCACAG GATTAAGAGAGGTGACAACAGAGATAAGAGAGTGGAACTACTGCAGCGTTATGCTAGGGAAAATTTCCCTTCTGTTAAGTACATGGAATATGCTGTTCAGGTTGAAACTTACACGCTCTCAAAGGCAAACAACCTAGTCCTCAATGTTGATGGTGCCATTGGATCCCTCTTCTTGGATCTCCTTGCGGGCAGTGGAATGTTCACCAAGCCAGAAATTGATGAAATTGTGGAGATTGGTTATCTCAATGGACTTTTCGTGCTGGCTCGTTCAATTGGGCTTATAGG GCACACATTTGATCAGAAGAGATTGAAACAGCCTCTGTACCGTCACCCATGGGAAGATGTCCTCTACACAAAGTGA